GCAGGCCGGGCGTGGCGCCAGGGCGGACCGATTCACGCCAGATCCACCAAACGAAGAGAAGACCCAGGTCGATGACACCCAAGTCCCGACCAACCGACCAGACACCGAGAGGAACCCCATGGCCACGATGAAGGCAGCGGTCTGCACCCGGTACGGCCCACCCGAGCGAGTGCGGATCGAGCAAGTAGAGATCCCGACCCCGAAGGACGGCGAGTTGCTGGTACGGGTGCGCGCCACCACCGTGAATCGCACCGACTGCGGCTATCGGGGTGCCAAACCGTTCGTCATCAGGTTCCTCAGCGGGCTGCGTCGGCCCAGAGTGCCGATCTTCGGCACCGAATTCGCCGGTGAGGTGGTGGGTATGGGCGAGGGCGTCACCGGGTTCCAGGCGGGCGACCGGGTCATGGGATGGTGCGAGGGCACGTTTGGGGCCCATGCCGAGTACATGACGGTGCGCGCCGATCGCCCGCTGACGATGCCCATTCCCGAGGGCCGGAGCTACGTGGAGGCGGCGCCGAGCACCGAGGGATCGCACTATGCCCTCAGCGCCATCCGCAGTGCTGGTCTCGAGGCGGGTGACTCGGTTCTGGTGTATGGCGCCAGCGGGGCGATCGGCTCGGCGGCGGTGCAACTGGCCAAGGCAATGGGGGTCAAGGTCACCGCGGTGTGCGGCACCGCCAACCTGGACCTGATCGAGAGCCTGGGGGCCGATCGGGTGATCGACTACCAGACCGAAGACTTCACCAAGGACCCGGACCGATATGACCTGGTGTTCGACGCGGTGGGTAAGAACTCGTTCCTCAAGTGCCGTCACCTGCTCAAGCCCAAAGGCATCTACGCGGCGACCGATCGCCCGCTCATGGGCAAGCCCTTCATGTTCGTCCCGGTGTTCGCCTGGTGGCTGCTGCTCACGGTGATCACCAAGATGCTCCGCGGCAGGCGCCAGATGTTCAGCGGGCCCAACACCGACGCCGAGGGCCTGGCGTGGCTGCGGGAGCAGATCCTCACCGGTCGGTTCACGCCGGTGATCGACCGAACCTACCCGCTCGACCAGATCGTCGAGGCTTACCGCTTCGTCGAGACCGGTCAGAAGGT
The Acidimicrobiia bacterium DNA segment above includes these coding regions:
- a CDS encoding NAD(P)-dependent alcohol dehydrogenase; translated protein: MATMKAAVCTRYGPPERVRIEQVEIPTPKDGELLVRVRATTVNRTDCGYRGAKPFVIRFLSGLRRPRVPIFGTEFAGEVVGMGEGVTGFQAGDRVMGWCEGTFGAHAEYMTVRADRPLTMPIPEGRSYVEAAPSTEGSHYALSAIRSAGLEAGDSVLVYGASGAIGSAAVQLAKAMGVKVTAVCGTANLDLIESLGADRVIDYQTEDFTKDPDRYDLVFDAVGKNSFLKCRHLLKPKGIYAATDRPLMGKPFMFVPVFAWWLLLTVITKMLRGRRQMFSGPNTDAEGLAWLREQILTGRFTPVIDRTYPLDQIVEAYRFVETGQKVGNVVIEV